From Lujinxingia litoralis, one genomic window encodes:
- a CDS encoding acyl-CoA dehydrogenase family protein, with product MGYGLSDDQKMYQKTARDFARDVIRPASEHHDQTGEYPWEILTKAWELGLLNTMVPAEYGGLGLGALEACILSEEMAWGCTGIGTAMEANQLATAPLIMFGTEEQKKKYLGMLVDGLKDDGTPHMAAYCVTEPGAGSDVQAVKTRAVKEGDVYRISGQKMWITNGAKASWYFVLAYTDPDAGYRGLTGFIVDADTPGIEVGRKEINLGQKASDTRSISFDNVEVPAENVLGGKEGGGWAQAMGAFDKSRPIVASAAVGLARAAFEHARAYSLERTTFGKPIARHQAVSFMLSDMAMNIQAARHLVWESAWLHDQGERNTKQAAFAKAFAADMAVKVASDAVQVYGGYGYSTEYPVEKLYRDSKIFQIYEGTSQIQRVIISREILREA from the coding sequence ATCGGCTACGGCTTAAGCGACGACCAGAAGATGTACCAGAAGACCGCGCGCGACTTCGCCCGCGATGTCATCCGTCCGGCCTCCGAACACCACGACCAGACCGGCGAATACCCCTGGGAGATCCTCACCAAAGCCTGGGAACTCGGCCTGCTCAACACGATGGTCCCCGCCGAGTACGGCGGCCTGGGCCTGGGCGCCCTCGAAGCCTGCATCCTCTCCGAAGAAATGGCCTGGGGCTGCACCGGCATCGGCACCGCCATGGAGGCCAACCAGCTGGCCACCGCCCCGCTGATCATGTTCGGAACCGAAGAACAGAAGAAGAAGTACCTGGGCATGCTCGTCGACGGCCTCAAAGACGACGGTACCCCGCACATGGCCGCCTACTGCGTCACCGAGCCCGGCGCCGGCAGCGACGTCCAGGCCGTCAAGACCCGCGCCGTCAAAGAGGGTGACGTCTACCGCATCAGCGGTCAGAAGATGTGGATCACCAACGGCGCCAAGGCCTCCTGGTACTTCGTGCTGGCCTACACCGATCCGGACGCCGGCTACCGCGGCCTCACCGGCTTCATCGTCGACGCCGACACCCCCGGCATCGAAGTGGGCCGCAAAGAGATCAACCTCGGCCAGAAGGCCAGCGACACCCGCTCCATCAGCTTCGACAACGTCGAAGTTCCGGCCGAAAACGTCCTCGGCGGCAAAGAGGGCGGCGGCTGGGCACAGGCCATGGGCGCCTTCGACAAATCTCGCCCCATCGTGGCCTCGGCCGCCGTCGGTCTGGCCCGCGCTGCCTTCGAGCACGCCCGCGCCTACTCCCTGGAGCGCACCACCTTCGGCAAGCCCATCGCTCGCCACCAGGCCGTCAGCTTCATGCTCTCCGACATGGCCATGAACATCCAGGCCGCCCGTCACCTCGTCTGGGAATCGGCCTGGCTCCACGATCAGGGTGAGCGCAACACCAAGCAGGCGGCCTTCGCCAAGGCCTTTGCCGCGGATATGGCGGTCAAGGTCGCCAGCGACGCCGTCCAGGTCTACGGCGGCTACGGCTACTCCACCGAGTACCCGGTGGAGAAGCTCTACCGCGACTCGAAGATTTTCCAGATCTACGAGGGAACCTCCCAGATCCAGCGCGTCATCATCAGCCGCGAGATCCTGCGCGAAGCCTGA